A part of Saimiri boliviensis isolate mSaiBol1 chromosome 11, mSaiBol1.pri, whole genome shotgun sequence genomic DNA contains:
- the LOC141580377 gene encoding PRAME family member 20-like: MSIWTPPRLLELVGRKLLRDQALAVCTLEELPTELFPPLFMEAFSRRHCEALKAMVQAWPFPRLPLGSLMKTPCLETFQAVLHGLDALLTQGVRLRRRKLQVLDLRDVSENFWMVWSEAMARGYLPDATRKRKPAQDCSVMRGQQRLTVFVDLCLQNRTLDECLTCLFLWVKQREGLLHLCCKKLKVLGTPLHKVQNILNMVNPECIQEVEVNCRWRLPDLAEFTPYLGQMRNLHKLALSHVDVPCYFSPEQKEEFVTQVTSQFLKLHHLQKLYMNCVSFLEGHLAQLLSCLKTPLKTLAITNCVLSESDLRHLSQSPSISQLMTLDLSGISLANLSLVPLQLLLEKVAATLESLDLDDCGIEDSQVNAILPALSRCFELTTFSFCGNPISMATLENLLSHTIRLNNLRLELYPAPRESYDASGALCRWRFAQLGAELMGRVKDLRQTNRVLFCTTCCPHCGHRAFYDLEVNQCSC, translated from the exons ATGAGCATCTGGACTCCACCCAGACTCCTGGAGCTGGTGGGACGGAAGCTGCTGAGGGACCAGGCCTTGGCCGTCTGCACCCTGGAGGAGCTGCCCACGGAACTTTTCCCCCCGCTGTTCATGGAGGCCTTCAGCAGGAGACACTGTGAGGCCCTGAAGGCGATGGTGCAGGCCTGGCCCTTCCCCCGCCTCCCTCTGGGGTCCCTGATGAAGACGCCTTGCCTGGAGACCTTCCAAGCTGTGCTCCATGGACTTGATGCACTGCTGACCCAGGGGGTTCGTCTCAG AAGAAGGAaacttcaagtcctggatttacGGGATGTCAGTGAGAACTTCTGGATGGTGTGGTCTGAGGCCATGGCCCGCGGGTACTTACCAGATGCCACGAGGAAGAGAAAACCAGCTCAGGACTGTTCAGTGATGAGAGGACAGCAGCGCTTGACTGTGTTCGTAGACCTTTGCCTCCAGAACAGGACTCTGGATGAATGCCTcacctgcctctttctgtgggtcAAGCAGAGGGAAGGTTTACTACACCTGTGCTGTAAGAAGCTGAAAGTCTTGGGAACGCCCCTCCACAAAGTCCAAAACATCCTGAATATGGTGAACCCAGAGtgtatccaggaggtggaagtgaaTTGCAGGTGGCGACTGCCCGACCTGGCAGAGTTTACCCCATACCTGGGCCAGATGAGGAATCTTCACAAGCTCGCTCTCTCCCACGTCGACGTCCCTTGCTACTTTTCCCCAGAGCAGAAGGAGGAGTTTGTTACCCAGGTCACCTCTCAGTTCCTCAAGCTGCACCACCTCCAAAAGCTGTATATGAACTGTGTTTCTTTCCTCGAAGGCCATCtggcccagctgctcag CTGTCTGAAGACCCCGTTAAAGACCCTCGCAATAACGAACTGTGTGCTTTCGGAATCAGACTTGAGGCATCTGTCCCAGTCCCCCAGCATCAGTCAACTAATGACCCTGGACCTGAGtggcatcagcctggccaatctgaGTCTTGTGCCTCTCCAGCTTCTGCTAGAAAAAGTGGCAGCCACCCTGGAGTCCCTGGATTTAGATGACTGTGGGATCGAAGACTCCCAAGTCAATGCCATCCTGCCTGCCTTAAGCCGCTGCTTTGAGCTCACCACCTTCAGCTTTTGTGGAAATCCCATCTCCATGGCCACCCTGGAGAACCTGCTGTCCCACACAATCAGACTGAACAACTTACGCCTGGAGCTGTATCCCGCCCCACGGGAGAGTTATGATGCTTCTGGTGCTCTCTGCCGGTGGAGGTTTGCCCAACTGGGGGCTGAGCTGATGGGGAGAGTGAAGGACTTGAGGCAGAccaacagggtcttgttctgtacCACCTGCTGCCCTCACTGTGGCCACAGGGCATTTTATGACCTGGAGGTAAATCAATGCAGCTGTTGA